The following are encoded in a window of Gossypium raimondii isolate GPD5lz chromosome 13, ASM2569854v1, whole genome shotgun sequence genomic DNA:
- the LOC105783966 gene encoding histone H4, whose protein sequence is MSGRGKGGKGLGKGGAKRHRKVLRDNIQGITKPAIRRLARRGGVKRISGLIYEETRGVLKIFLENVIRDAVTYTEHARRKTVTAMDVVYALKRQGRTLYGFGG, encoded by the coding sequence ATGTCAGGAAGAGGAAAGGGAGGCAAGGGGTTGGGCAAGGGCGGAGCAAAGCGCCACCGCAAGGTCCTCCGTGATAACATCCAGGGAATCACGAAACCGGCGATCCGGCGTCTAGCTCGTAGGGGAGGTGTCAAGCGTATCAGTGGCTTGATCTACGAGGAAACCCGTGGAGTGTTGAAGATCTTCTTGGAGAACGTGATCCGCGACGCCGTGACCTATACTGAGCACGCCAGGAGAAAGACGGTGACCGCCATGGATGTCGTTTATGCCCTCAAGAGGCAGGGTAGGACTTTGTACGGTTTCGGTGGTTAG
- the LOC105783637 gene encoding probable serine/threonine-protein kinase PBL5 encodes MGCFCFSGNSSKGSEKPTKKIIINNKNDSSSNKSKPHAQTQTSSDELKVTVTNEEVVAKKGDQLSIDVKNFNLNDEISKDGKANNLAQSFTFEELATATGNFRSDCFLGEGGFGKVYKGFLDKTNQVVAIKQLDRNGAQGIREFVVEVLTLSMAEHPNLVKLIGFCAEGDQRLLVYEYMPLGSLENHLYELPASRKPLDWNTRMKIAAGAARGLEYLHEKMKPPVIYRDLKCSNILLGEGYHPKLSDFGLAKVGPIGDKTHVSTRVMGTYGYCAPDYAMTGQLTFKSDIYSFGVVLLELITGRKAIDETRDRSEQNLVAWARPMFKDRRNFSRMVDPLLQGQYPVRGLYQALAIAAMCVQEQPNMRPAITDVVMALNYLASQKYDPNNPVQSSRKSKSSTATNGDGDKKPVAEHELNSD; translated from the exons atgggttgtttttgtttttctggGAATTCAAGCAAAGGATCAGAGAAACCAACAAAGAagatcatcatcaacaacaaaaaTGATAGCAGTAGCAACAAAAGTAAACCCCATGCTCAAACACAAACCAGTTCAG aTGAATTGAAAGTGACTGTTACAAATGAAGAGGTAGTAGCTAAGAAAGGAGATCAATTATCAATTGATGTAAAGAATTTCAATTTGAATGATGAGATTTCAAAGGATGGCAAAGCTAACAACTTGGCACAGTCATTTACATTCGAGGAACTTGCCACTGCGACCGGAAACTTCCGGTCGGATTGTTTTTTGGGCGAAGGCGGTTTCGGGAAAGTTTACAAAGGATTCTTGGACAAAACCAATCAA GTTGTCGCAATCAAGCAACTCGATCGTAACGGTGCTCAAGGAATTAGAGAATTCGTCGTTGAAGTATTGACATTAAGCATGGCTGAGCACCCGAATCTTGTTAAATTGATAGGTTTTTGTGCAGAGGGTGATCAAAGATTACTTGTTTACGAGTACATGCCGTTAGGGTCGTTGGAGAATCATTTATATG AACTTCCGGCTAGCCGAAAACCACTTGATTGGAACACGAGAATGAAAATAGCTGCTGGGGCAGCAAGGGGTTTAGAGTATTTGCATGAAAAAATGAAGCCCCCTGTTATATACCGGGACTTGAAATGCTCAAATATATTGCTCGGTGAGGGGTATCATCCGAAGCTATCCGATTTCGGTTTGGCTAAAGTCGGTCCCATTGGCGATAAGACTCATGTTTCTACGAGGGTTATGGGTACATACGGTTATTGTGCACCGGATTATGCAATGACCGGACAGCTGACATTTAAGTCGGATATTTACAGCTTTGGGGTTGTCCTCTTGGAACTAATTACTGGTAGGAAAGCAATCGACGAGACAAGAGATCGCTCGGAGCAAAATCTCGTTGCATGG GCACGTCCCATGTTCAAAGACCGAAGAAACTTTTCTCGAATGGTCGACCCTTTACTACAAGGTCAATATCCGGTTCGAGGTCTCTACCAAGCACTTGCCATTGCTGCAATGTGCGTTCAAGAGCAACCCAACATGCGGCCGGCAATAACTGACGTTGTTATGGCTCTGAATTACTTAGCTTCCCAGAAATACGACCCGAACAATCCTGTCCAAAGCTCCCGAAAGAGCAAATCATCAACGGCAACGAACGGAGACGGTGACAAAAAACCAGTTGCAGAACATGAACTTAATAGTGACTGA